A single genomic interval of Hydrogenispora ethanolica harbors:
- a CDS encoding GntR family transcriptional regulator, giving the protein MFINKQSHIPVYYQLKKSLLEQIHSGQFDGGRPIPSERELSEKLNISRMTVRQAINQLVNEGVLYREKGRGTFVSKAKMEQRNVMSFSDFVRQSGRTPATRVLHFGREIAPPEVAAALELDGAAAVFNLKRLRLADQTPIAIEQVFLPERLFPELDRHDLTASLYQLIKDEYSYVIHFIDNSIEAGRPGKEEKAVLHLGPGEPLLRISGLYFSVSGQKLFYENSVYSATQYRYSVRIHVKENR; this is encoded by the coding sequence ATGTTTATCAACAAACAGAGTCATATTCCGGTATACTATCAATTGAAGAAGAGCCTGCTGGAACAGATCCATAGCGGCCAGTTCGACGGCGGCCGGCCGATCCCGTCGGAACGGGAGTTGAGCGAGAAGCTGAACATCAGCCGGATGACGGTCCGCCAGGCCATCAACCAATTGGTGAACGAGGGCGTCCTGTACCGCGAGAAAGGCCGGGGCACTTTTGTTTCCAAGGCCAAAATGGAGCAGCGCAACGTCATGAGTTTCTCCGATTTCGTGCGCCAGAGCGGCCGGACTCCCGCCACCCGGGTGCTCCATTTCGGCAGGGAGATCGCTCCGCCCGAAGTCGCCGCAGCGCTCGAACTGGATGGCGCGGCAGCGGTCTTCAATCTGAAACGGTTGCGGTTGGCGGATCAGACCCCCATCGCCATCGAGCAGGTTTTTCTGCCGGAACGCTTATTCCCGGAGCTGGACCGGCACGACCTGACCGCCTCGCTGTATCAGCTGATCAAGGACGAGTATTCCTATGTCATCCATTTCATTGACAACTCGATCGAGGCCGGCCGTCCCGGCAAGGAGGAAAAAGCAGTGTTGCACCTCGGCCCGGGCGAGCCGCTGCTCCGCATCAGCGGACTCTACTTCTCCGTCTCCGGCCAGAAACTCTTCTATGAAAATTCGGTCTATTCGGCCACCCAATACCGGTACAGCGTCCGCATTCATGTCAAAGAGAACCGCTAA
- a CDS encoding SIS domain-containing protein translates to MVQMWEEIWEQPAVLESCITLNSGVIGEVVKAIKAREIDLIYIAARGTSDHAAVYGKYIFEYTLGIPVALAAPSIVTMYSQDLKLKNCLVIGISQSGKAADVIEVINTGKRSGAVTVAITNDPASPLARAGQFHLDCHAGLEKSVAATKTFSAEMMALAQLAAAWSGDPAMAGELASVPQKLLPLRDEAEVIAAKAERYRFMDECFVLARGINYAISLEAALKIQETSYVRAKAFATSDFQHGPIAMVESAIPILIFAPQGPSQADMREIIAKLTQSQVELIIVSNSPDLLAMGQSAFTIPDTGNDVISPFFNMMVAQMFACKLSLVKGYDPDKPRRLSKVTITR, encoded by the coding sequence ATGGTTCAAATGTGGGAAGAGATCTGGGAGCAGCCGGCCGTGCTGGAGAGTTGCATCACTCTAAATAGCGGCGTCATCGGGGAGGTCGTCAAGGCGATCAAGGCCCGCGAGATCGATCTGATCTACATCGCCGCCCGGGGGACTTCGGATCACGCCGCGGTCTACGGCAAATATATCTTCGAGTATACCCTGGGGATCCCGGTGGCGCTGGCCGCGCCGTCCATCGTCACGATGTACTCCCAGGATCTGAAGCTGAAAAACTGCCTGGTCATCGGCATCTCCCAATCGGGAAAGGCCGCCGACGTGATTGAGGTGATCAACACCGGCAAGCGCAGCGGCGCAGTGACCGTGGCCATCACCAACGACCCCGCCTCTCCGCTGGCCCGGGCCGGCCAGTTTCATCTGGACTGCCATGCCGGGCTGGAGAAGAGTGTCGCCGCCACCAAGACTTTCAGCGCCGAGATGATGGCCCTGGCGCAGCTGGCGGCGGCCTGGTCCGGCGATCCGGCGATGGCCGGGGAACTGGCTTCCGTCCCTCAAAAGCTGCTGCCGCTCCGCGACGAGGCCGAGGTGATCGCGGCCAAGGCCGAACGGTACCGCTTCATGGACGAATGTTTTGTACTGGCCCGGGGCATCAACTACGCCATCTCGCTGGAGGCGGCGCTCAAGATTCAGGAGACTTCCTACGTCCGGGCCAAAGCCTTTGCCACCTCCGACTTTCAGCATGGACCCATCGCCATGGTGGAGAGCGCCATCCCGATCCTGATCTTTGCGCCCCAGGGGCCGAGTCAGGCCGATATGCGCGAGATCATCGCCAAACTCACCCAGAGCCAGGTGGAGCTGATCATCGTCTCCAACAGCCCGGACCTCCTGGCGATGGGCCAGAGCGCCTTCACCATCCCCGATACCGGCAACGATGTGATCTCGCCCTTCTTCAACATGATGGTGGCCCAGATGTTCGCCTGCAAGCTCTCCCTGGTCAAGGGGTATGACCCCGATAAACCGCGCCGGTTGTCCAAAGTGACCATTACCCGCTGA
- a CDS encoding LacI family DNA-binding transcriptional regulator — MATIYDVAARAGVSPKTVSRVINHCATVKEETRQRVLDAIRALDYHPNAVAKSLKQQKTFNIGYVIPYGSDFVFRDPAQLEQIKGANDVLAASDYNLILSVPKSGRDALREVDSLLKHKNVDGLILYAMAGVEPLAREFEAKGLKYVSLGKCYPEQKYNFVEVEAPSGGYLGTRFLLNLGHREIAFLGEAPQFLEPDKESMISGCIRAYQEAGLEFPAQGVLPGDYSVECGYYAVERLLAKQPAPTAIFCASDPMAWGVLRALRERGLVPGKDIDVLGGDDLPLTQSLEPGLSAIHSKLYELGSLGAGILLECLRMEDEAAREIPGRYLQSELVVRQSTNGPTRDRA, encoded by the coding sequence ATGGCGACCATTTATGATGTGGCGGCGCGGGCCGGGGTATCCCCGAAGACGGTCTCCCGGGTGATCAACCATTGCGCGACGGTGAAGGAGGAGACCCGGCAGCGGGTGCTGGATGCCATCCGGGCGCTGGATTACCATCCCAATGCGGTCGCCAAGAGCCTGAAACAGCAAAAGACCTTTAATATCGGCTATGTCATTCCCTACGGCTCGGACTTTGTCTTCCGCGACCCCGCCCAGCTGGAGCAGATCAAGGGAGCCAACGACGTGCTGGCGGCGAGCGATTACAATTTGATCCTCTCGGTGCCCAAGTCGGGCCGGGATGCCCTGCGCGAAGTGGATAGCCTTTTGAAACACAAGAACGTCGACGGGCTGATCCTCTACGCCATGGCCGGAGTCGAGCCGCTGGCCCGGGAGTTCGAGGCCAAGGGGCTGAAATATGTTTCATTGGGGAAATGTTATCCGGAACAGAAGTATAACTTCGTGGAGGTGGAAGCGCCCAGCGGCGGCTATCTGGGGACCCGGTTCCTGTTGAACCTCGGCCACCGCGAGATCGCTTTCCTGGGCGAGGCGCCGCAGTTTCTGGAACCGGACAAGGAGAGCATGATCAGCGGTTGCATCCGGGCCTACCAAGAGGCGGGACTGGAGTTTCCCGCCCAGGGAGTGCTGCCCGGGGATTATTCGGTCGAATGCGGTTATTACGCGGTGGAGCGGCTGCTGGCGAAACAGCCCGCGCCCACGGCGATCTTTTGCGCCAGCGATCCGATGGCCTGGGGCGTGTTGCGCGCGCTACGGGAGCGGGGGCTGGTTCCGGGAAAAGACATCGATGTCTTGGGCGGCGACGACCTGCCGCTGACCCAAAGCCTGGAACCGGGGCTGAGCGCGATTCATTCCAAACTGTACGAACTGGGCTCGCTGGGAGCGGGCATCTTACTGGAATGCCTGCGGATGGAGGATGAGGCCGCCCGGGAGATTCCCGGCCGCTATCTCCAGAGCGAGCTGGTGGTCCGCCAGTCCACCAACGGACCGACCCGCGACCGGGCCTGA